A genomic stretch from Hirundo rustica isolate bHirRus1 chromosome 26, bHirRus1.pri.v3, whole genome shotgun sequence includes:
- the GZMM gene encoding granzyme M: MSLTSVVSWSLVSGYKTLLGAGRDPRGSPTSEGPAEAQKAVMELLLPLLLPLLLGMCPPGCTSHAWTWRERGGEAKAAPGAPPSPYVAFLRGKDNHTCGGFLVAPAWVMTAAQCLAHKPLTVILGAHTPRRREESWQTFQVKEYHCHPDFTSPKKRKDILLLKLNGNATRDGHVWPISLEKSRVRGGTECSVAGWGYGTAAVTVIKQRDCLNQYPGLADNLICGRSRSSGLPEKGRAGDPLVCNNKAYGIFSYRHSNWPGFYTHIAPYLPWVNSVMKSA; the protein is encoded by the exons ATGAGTCTGACTTCTGTGGTTTCCTGGAGTCTGGTCTCCGGCTATAAAACcttgctgggagcaggacgAGACCCCAGAGGCAGCCCCACCTCAGAGGGACCTGCTGAAGCCCAGAAGGCCGTGatggagctcctgctgcccctcctgctgcccctcctgCTGGGGATGTGCCCCCCAGGCTGCACCA GTCACGCCTGGACgtggagggagagaggaggagaagccaAGGCGGCGCCCGGGGCACCCCCCAGCCCCTACGTGGCCTTTCTGCGGGGGAAGGACAACCACACCTGCGGGGGCTTCCTGGTGGCGCCCGCCTGGGTGATGACAGCGGCTCAGTGCCTCGC CCACAAACCTCTGACTGTCATCCTGGGAGCCCACACACCCcgaaggagagaggagagctggCAAACCTTCCAGGTCAAGGAGTACCACTGCCACCCAGACTTCACAAGCCCTAAGAAGAGAAAGGACATCCTCCTGCTGAAG CTGAACGGCAACGCCACCAGGGACGGCCACGTCTGGCCCATTTCCTTGGAGAAATCCAGAGTTCGTGGCGGCACCGAGTGCAGCGTGGCCGGCTGGGGCTACGGGACGGCCGCGGTCACCGTCATCAAACAGAGGGACTGCCTCAACCAGTACCCAGGGCTCGCTGACAACTTGATTTGTGGCCGCAGCAGATCCTCCGGGCTACCTGAGAAG ggcCGTGCTGGGGATCCTCTGGTCTGCAACAACAAAGCCTACGGCATCTTCTCCTACAGGCACAGCAACTGGCCTGGCTTCTACACACACATTGCTCCTTACCTGCCCTGGGTCAACAGCGTCATGAAGTCAGCGTGA